One window of Papaver somniferum cultivar HN1 chromosome 9, ASM357369v1, whole genome shotgun sequence genomic DNA carries:
- the LOC113309074 gene encoding heat shock cognate 70 kDa protein 2-like, with amino-acid sequence MSDRFVQSDIKLWPFKVVAGVDEKPMVEVTYKGKDIQLSAEEISAMVLLKMRETAEAYISSSVKDAVITVPAYFNDSQRHATRDAGTIAGLNVLRIISEPTAAAIAYGLDKKATSMDLKNVLIFDLGGGTFDVSLLTINKGNFEVKATSGDTHLGGEDFDNRMLNHFVQAFQKKHKEDISGNPRALRRLRTACERAKRNLSFTTDTAVEIDALYKGVDFHASITRAKFEELNMDLFTNCMEPVEKCSTDAKMDKSTIHEVVLVGGSTRIPMIQSLLQDFFNGKELCKSINPDEAVAYGAAVQAAILSGEGDEKVKDLVLLDVTPLSLGVDEDSGIMNIFIPRNTTIPTKMEKGFTTVFDEQTSVSFPVYEGERTRSSDNNLLGEFVLEGIPPAPRGVANLSVCFDLDANGILNVSAVDKSTGNKNMITITNEKGRLSKAEIDRLVREALKYKSEDDEHRNKVESRNAFEKYAYSMRNTIYNASGKLEEYHDKKKISDAVSNAIQWLDSHELADIDDTTNKMEELKCVCNPIIAKMYKQSGIGSEPKIEEIL; translated from the coding sequence ATGAGTGATCGCTTCGTTCAGAGTGATATCAAGCTATGGCCGTTCAAAGTTGTTGCTGGCGTAGACGAGAAACCTATGGTTGAAGTCACTTACAAGGGCAAAGATATACAGCTCTCAGCTGAGGAAATTTCAGCCATGGTTCTTCTTAAAATGAGAGAAACTGCAGAAGCTTATATCAGTTCAAGTGTTAAGGATGCTGTTATTACAGTCCCTGCTTACTTTAACGATTCACAGCGTCATGCTACCAGGGATGCTGGTACCATTGCTGGCCTTAATGTACTGCGAATTATCAGTGAACCAACAGCAGCTGCTATTGCTTATGGTCTTGATAAGAAGGCGACTAGTATGGACTTGAAGAATGTTCTCATCTTTGATCTTGGTGGTGGTACTTTTGATGTCTCTCTACTCACCATTAACAAGGGTAACTTTGAAGTGAAGGCTACATCTGGAGATACCCATCTTGGAGGAGAGGATTTTGATAACAGGATGTTGAATCACTTTGTTCAAGCATTCCAGAAGAAGCACAAGGAAGACATTAGTGGAAACCCAAGAGCTCTTAGGAGGCTGAGAACAGCGTGTGAGAGGGCAAAGAGGAACCTCTCATTTACAACCGACACAGCCGTTGAGATTGATGCTTTGTATAAAGGAGTTGATTTTCATGCATCCATCACTCGTGCTAAATTTGAAGAGTTGAACATGGACTTGTTCACAAACTGTATGGAACCTGTTGAGAAATGTTCGACGGATGCTAAGATGGATAAGAGCACCATTCACGAAGTTGTCCTGGTTGGTGGGTCCACTAGAATTCCAATGATTCAGTCTTTACTGCAGGATTTCTTCAACGGGAAGGAGCTCTGCAAGAGCATTAACCCTGATGAGGCTGTGGCTTATGGTGCTGCAGTGCAAGCTGCTATTTTGAGTGGTGAGGGTGATGAGAAGGTGAAGGACCTGGTGCTTTTAGATGTAACCcctctttctcttggtgttgatgaAGATTCAGGTATTATGAATATATTCATCCCAAGGAACACAACCATTCCCACCAAGATGGAAAAGGGCTTTACTACTGTCTTCGACGAACAAACTAGTGTATCGTTTCCGGTGTATGAGGGTGAGAGAACTCGAAGCAGTGACAATAACTTGCTGGGTGAGTTCGTGTTAGAAGGTATTCCTCCAGCACCTCGTGGCGTTGCTAACTTGAGTGTATGTTTTGATTTGGATGCAAATGGTATTTTAAATGTGTCTGCCGTGGACAAGTCAACAGGGAATAAAAATATGATCACCATCACAAATGAAAAGGGGAGGTTATCCAAGGCTGAGATTGACAGGTTGGTCCGAGAGGCTCTCAAATACAAGTCAGAAGATGACGAACACAGAAACAAGGTGGAGTCAAGGAACGCCTTTGAGAAATATGCGTACAGCATGAGGAACACAATTTATAATGCCAGTGGGAAGCTAGAGGAATACCATGATAAGAAGAAGATTTCAGATGCAGTCAGCAATGCCATTCAGTGGTTAGATAGCCATGAACTAGCTGACATTGACGATACCACAAACAAGATGGAGGAGTTAAAGTGTGTATGCAATCCAATCATTGCTAAGATGTACAAGCAAAGTGGTATTGGTTCTGAACCAAAAATTGAAGAAATTCTCTGA